From a single bacterium genomic region:
- a CDS encoding histidine triad nucleotide-binding protein, protein MPETVFGKILTGEIQADKVWEDDQCIAINDISPQAPTHVLIIPRAGIATLDDTSEEHTALLGHVTWVAVQIARKLGIDKQGYRLVWNCKESGGQEVFHIHLHLLGGRRMDWPPG, encoded by the coding sequence ATGCCCGAGACTGTCTTCGGAAAGATCCTCACTGGCGAAATCCAGGCGGACAAAGTCTGGGAAGACGATCAGTGCATCGCCATCAATGACATCAGCCCTCAGGCTCCCACGCACGTTCTGATCATTCCCCGGGCCGGCATCGCGACGCTCGACGATACCTCCGAAGAGCATACGGCGCTCCTCGGGCACGTCACCTGGGTCGCCGTACAAATCGCGCGGAAATTGGGAATCGACAAGCAAGGATACCGCCTCGTCTGGAACTGCAAGGAAAGCGGTGGCCAGGAGGTCTTCCACATCCACCTGCACCTACTTGGCGGCCGTCGCATGGACTGGCCTCCAGGCTGA
- a CDS encoding FHA domain-containing protein has product MSDASLLIDGPGIWAYHKQLAKGARTTIGRTPNNDVVLPDTQVSSTHAIVFDVEGRWAIEDQRSRNGTFVNNKRIGNEELQTGDHIQIGRTEIVFRCKAFETAQADIWGQTVMRIHRHEEAVRGAIAQAEEDDVIVIPELSLSDRESIVEDDEDENDSFMPSDELLGDTKQVRKPHEPVVPPPPKESHEDSLWVAEKMASILGELATQRGKGRSELYRMVISRLMEAIDAENGFLMIPDKRDRRWVIRAWMGNEEEWTVYEKKHPVPLTVANQAFKEDRLVSNAYRYATDEDKSSESMHLLKVHCYIAMPLHRKGKRGGLLYFDTRKSLREFLPMHVKLIEKVGNYILEIERSVG; this is encoded by the coding sequence ATGAGCGATGCAAGTTTGTTGATCGATGGACCAGGAATCTGGGCATACCACAAGCAGTTGGCGAAGGGAGCGCGAACCACGATTGGGCGCACGCCGAATAACGATGTGGTTCTGCCTGACACGCAGGTTTCGTCGACGCACGCGATTGTGTTCGACGTCGAGGGGCGCTGGGCCATCGAAGATCAGCGGAGCCGCAATGGCACGTTTGTGAACAACAAGCGTATCGGAAACGAAGAACTCCAGACCGGAGACCACATCCAGATCGGGCGGACCGAGATCGTCTTCCGATGCAAGGCCTTCGAGACGGCGCAGGCCGACATCTGGGGCCAGACCGTGATGCGCATCCATCGTCACGAGGAAGCCGTGCGCGGCGCCATCGCCCAGGCTGAAGAAGATGATGTGATCGTCATTCCCGAACTGTCTCTCTCCGATCGCGAAAGCATCGTCGAAGATGATGAGGATGAGAACGATTCGTTCATGCCATCGGACGAATTGCTCGGCGACACGAAGCAAGTTCGCAAGCCGCACGAACCGGTCGTCCCGCCTCCGCCGAAGGAATCCCACGAGGATTCGCTGTGGGTGGCGGAAAAAATGGCCTCGATTCTCGGCGAACTGGCGACCCAGCGCGGCAAGGGGCGCTCGGAGTTGTATCGTATGGTGATCAGCCGTCTGATGGAAGCCATCGATGCGGAGAACGGATTCCTGATGATCCCTGACAAGCGCGACCGCCGCTGGGTGATTCGCGCATGGATGGGGAACGAAGAAGAGTGGACGGTGTACGAGAAGAAGCACCCGGTTCCCTTGACCGTGGCGAACCAGGCTTTCAAAGAAGATCGCCTCGTCTCGAACGCCTATCGTTATGCGACGGACGAGGACAAGTCGAGCGAGAGCATGCACTTGCTGAAGGTACACTGCTACATCGCGATGCCGCTGCATCGAAAGGGCAAACGCGGCGGGCTTCTGTACTTCGATACGCGCAAGTCGCTGCGCGAGTTCCTGCCGATGCACGTGAAGTTGATTGAGAAGGTCGGTAACTACATTCTGGAGATCGAACGCTCTGTGGGTTGA
- a CDS encoding right-handed parallel beta-helix repeat-containing protein has protein sequence MKRSLKALTRVRFIAFVSLILCTVCLAGREDMTPTKGDVSGDGDIDGRDALLVSQSIEGVEVLTPDQQDAADVAPFPGTGGRWTGDGVIDEDDVLRLLYKAVGLVPEGEFTGDFSGSGPVVLDFSPRAGTVGTQVTLTGANFLPGLPNDNEVRFGSTIASIDSMTNTQIVVTVPAGAASGVVTVQTPGGEAVTPAEFVVTQSTPGQFVPPAGVDASAHTIVCVYDEVQADASGNFQIEFPDDRVGLIGAAPPGASQSTYLALRPPAGSSARRADDVLINAETTAETLVFMHPFFITRNPQRVETLLNTMENVPEVAQLATVIAERYAVSDLGLDDPQVTTAWNNAVIAMMNALPSGVTHTIGAVRGERSTDDFDTTIRESAGIRADGDIRVRTMGIDLDYLSFRREGDALEVTPSLSVDYSPVDWLVAIYRLDPTDMPTGFSESFRGIKARNIRRTGYQKSTMVAGNLWTAKIDVLGQGMDFVMDSVLDWVGMGGDAVLPLQSDEDAIYMIRAFSGSYKDRWAFSGNDATAISQVDGDRRLANTATGINVTLALVDVWGLVAGEEGTPSKEAIKAGMQSGLAAISTEMGNNALGEFTEEQALDSILNIITEVGKGIAAAYANEGISQAQDKLQGTLKKALGKAVPLLTILEKISSIGRVGERIVGLMGYIVSPLDLEIVQGPTPLEAGLVLVGDPFSPIVESMDPTSGGPGTEVTITGQRFNPSATQNKVKFGNVEAEVVSVNAQGTQLVVRVPSGLSKWSNPYTISVETPAAMSPKGIAGFTYREIPVLMELSVTEGYPASSNPTGKPHADFAGTEVRLIGQNMNVPSEGPNHRVYFGGTEATITYQTTTSIYVNVPHLTSSGAHDVYVRFTTENGEESTQHLTFNVYGDPTISSVAPTEVPAGATISIQGTNLYDPIQVMIDDVGVGGQLGVNGTIYLASMPNIGDEGQQLALQLWTPRGVVERTITRQAGVQVDDLTPLPAGISMTVTTAASGMTPDGEISLAEAVAMANGSQNFWDGGAYDDKNKEETVDYYERRGGEDPDFYYYWEQGGSSETTLEENNGTAHEIKQFYRVDHFHADHGGGTSDRYPNGTEDLDSGVDNDHKVEEGDRCSNKGGVTDFAHFNGANFADTITESTGARTYAFGTTLALGVQDYFSLTDSTLNITGGVTLPEGTDFLGKTLTVTQPIACSGRWVYVGFQDVTATGDAAFELTDGFQVEIRNMAIHATGHAISGSGGGKNTFSNLTIDSPGGDGIAMSNSDENTIQSVDITDAGGRGIYLSNCDQTLIDHGSISGAGGDGIGVEGGRYNKIRYVSTIEDAANGISLKNTEQAQVMGQMTIQNCTGDGIRIDGGGMHQLNDGYVQNIMDNGGDGLVIVDSELNQVRNLRLAGNSGSGVELRGSGSQHNDLAGLNVGMYYSLDSGNWVLSGNNSYGIHVSNGANNNRVGSYMGGTNKVVANGNHGVLVEGAGTSYNSLGIEGGFYGASGAVQGANQGDGIRIQGGASDNEVVMGFIHGNTGNGITITGSGTDNNLIEQSDIGTLILNDGTNPKPNGGLEIVVSGGAQGTQIVDTDVGANPNGGILLDQISSASLDNVDIGDEVVYTRGKRIAATGVGLDLVSCSNVDVASVWAEGFETGVRVAGAGSSNISLDAYAQYNSGTGVLVDGVSGFNAVKLQGFNNLGSGIELRNCEIAPETISASYNGAHGILVENCSPVTLQNPNALDNLEDGVRIDNCADVLVTNPATANNGQHGLHFLNGSSGIDVMNGYLESNQGWNIALDGVSDVHIGSDPGDYLSIDEGLQGGLQVKDSTDVLIGNERDEYQCFFNSHPTTDIEIGGSSNNVQVVGTYFGANSGSTGDSCIHVTGGSNIKIGSDRAEWGNYFVSPGRDAIVVDGPASNVEIIGNTFGAASTSGSNTYYGNHMGIVLQNGVTGVGIYGNWIFSNDSHGILIQGGAHGNIVTRNHINSNGGDGVHITGTGTTGNRVTQNKIFHNGGAAIGLSAGGNNQIPMPVITNVSPDSHALGGVVNPAPPDGSWVEVFADRDDEGYQMLGRTPFLGNNFYLRTKIPAGKQLHAVALHPDGNTSEYGPVDEVQLPREYGVIFASGMDTQRDAYFLDPTDPVPRQITQNTADDYWPAPMPQGLGTLFVSDREGSADLWMDSFQTEGLMRIAGNPAEDTQADWSGATNDIVFVSRRDGNAELYKTNVDPASPDIRLINSTGDFGDWDSYPTGYSAATVLDADGLILTDLHFYVSTSSAGFEWSVLEMGATEPGAVLTSGTVASTSFGWVDVPISPIAVSGQVAVAMTYVQDSTPMLSTGTSGPDNRYYLYNPSTGWEARPDYFWRIEASAAPGDPTRLTNDPAEDLHPRWSPDGSRIAFDSDRGGNRDVWLMNADGTGPTKLTDGTGSNHSPAWSPDGQSIAFVSDRDGNSNIYTIGADGTGLAAFTDDAAEDVGPDWTWDGNAIVFASNRSEGYEIYRRNVSGSSNAKRLTFMIGDAEQPRTVPLDYMYGFNIDPTEVQVAVRRDVPPVARGGGPTTVTIASTQAVPGGQFTLSLLIDGADDMGNLGFELEYDPAVLEIVSVPTSSLGTGSIYAIGPDTFPDDSGSVRFEWIQPTGYIGSAPVLEMPMRVKASAPYANIPLTLKASHLYDSSLLEVSLDVISGVVTIGAQTYEGCFWMFVGD, from the coding sequence ATGAAACGTTCCCTCAAGGCCCTGACCAGGGTCCGATTCATTGCATTTGTGTCACTTATTCTATGTACAGTCTGCCTGGCCGGTAGGGAGGATATGACTCCCACCAAGGGCGACGTGTCGGGCGATGGAGACATCGATGGGCGCGATGCGCTGCTGGTCTCGCAGTCCATCGAAGGCGTGGAGGTACTGACTCCCGATCAGCAGGACGCGGCCGACGTGGCGCCGTTCCCGGGAACCGGCGGAAGATGGACGGGCGACGGCGTCATCGACGAAGACGATGTGCTGCGCCTGCTGTACAAGGCCGTGGGATTGGTGCCTGAAGGCGAGTTCACCGGGGACTTCTCCGGATCCGGGCCGGTCGTGCTGGATTTCTCCCCGCGCGCAGGAACGGTCGGAACGCAGGTGACGTTGACCGGGGCGAATTTCCTGCCCGGGTTACCAAACGACAACGAGGTCCGTTTCGGGTCGACCATCGCATCGATCGATTCGATGACGAATACTCAGATCGTTGTGACGGTTCCTGCCGGCGCAGCCTCTGGGGTCGTCACCGTACAGACGCCCGGCGGCGAAGCCGTGACGCCCGCGGAGTTCGTCGTCACGCAGTCAACACCGGGGCAGTTCGTTCCCCCCGCCGGCGTGGACGCCTCGGCGCACACGATCGTGTGCGTGTACGATGAAGTCCAGGCGGATGCGTCGGGCAACTTCCAGATCGAATTTCCAGACGATCGCGTTGGTCTGATCGGAGCAGCTCCTCCAGGTGCAAGTCAGAGCACCTACCTGGCGCTTCGTCCGCCGGCCGGTTCATCGGCTCGGCGTGCAGACGATGTGCTGATCAACGCGGAGACTACAGCGGAGACGTTGGTCTTCATGCATCCGTTCTTCATCACACGCAATCCTCAGCGCGTGGAGACGTTGCTGAACACGATGGAGAACGTCCCGGAGGTCGCGCAGTTAGCGACCGTGATCGCGGAGCGCTATGCGGTCAGCGATCTTGGCCTCGACGATCCGCAGGTCACCACGGCGTGGAACAACGCGGTAATCGCGATGATGAACGCACTGCCGTCCGGTGTAACACATACAATCGGCGCCGTGCGCGGCGAGCGCTCGACTGATGACTTCGACACGACGATCCGCGAGTCCGCCGGCATTCGTGCCGATGGCGATATCCGTGTTCGCACGATGGGAATCGACCTGGATTACCTGTCGTTCCGGCGCGAAGGCGATGCGCTGGAGGTTACTCCGAGCCTCAGCGTGGATTACAGTCCGGTCGATTGGCTTGTCGCAATCTATCGTCTGGATCCGACGGATATGCCAACGGGATTCAGCGAGTCGTTCCGCGGAATCAAGGCGCGCAACATTCGCCGTACGGGCTATCAGAAGTCGACAATGGTGGCGGGGAATTTGTGGACGGCAAAGATCGACGTGCTTGGCCAGGGAATGGATTTCGTGATGGATTCCGTTCTGGATTGGGTAGGCATGGGTGGCGATGCGGTGCTGCCGCTGCAGAGCGACGAAGATGCGATCTACATGATTCGCGCGTTCAGTGGCTCTTACAAGGACCGCTGGGCGTTCTCTGGCAACGATGCGACAGCGATCAGTCAGGTCGATGGCGATCGGCGCCTGGCGAACACGGCAACGGGCATCAACGTGACGTTGGCTCTGGTCGACGTTTGGGGCCTGGTGGCAGGCGAGGAAGGGACGCCGAGTAAGGAAGCCATCAAGGCAGGCATGCAGTCCGGCCTCGCGGCGATTTCCACAGAGATGGGGAACAACGCACTCGGCGAATTCACCGAAGAGCAGGCGCTGGATTCGATCCTGAACATCATCACGGAGGTAGGGAAAGGCATCGCGGCCGCTTACGCGAATGAGGGCATCAGCCAGGCACAGGACAAACTGCAGGGAACACTCAAGAAGGCTCTCGGCAAGGCGGTTCCCTTGCTAACAATCCTGGAGAAGATTTCCTCGATTGGACGCGTGGGTGAACGCATTGTGGGATTGATGGGCTACATCGTCAGTCCCTTGGATCTAGAGATTGTTCAGGGACCGACGCCTTTGGAAGCGGGCCTTGTATTGGTGGGCGATCCGTTCTCTCCGATTGTCGAATCGATGGATCCGACATCCGGCGGACCAGGGACGGAGGTAACGATTACAGGCCAGAGATTCAATCCCAGCGCCACGCAGAACAAGGTAAAGTTCGGCAATGTCGAAGCAGAGGTCGTTTCGGTCAACGCGCAGGGCACGCAGCTTGTGGTGCGCGTACCGAGCGGCTTGTCGAAGTGGTCGAACCCTTACACGATCTCGGTCGAGACGCCTGCGGCAATGAGCCCAAAGGGGATTGCGGGATTCACGTATCGAGAGATTCCGGTATTGATGGAGTTGTCTGTCACGGAAGGCTATCCGGCATCATCGAACCCGACAGGAAAACCACACGCAGATTTCGCGGGAACGGAAGTTCGGCTGATCGGCCAGAACATGAACGTCCCATCGGAAGGACCGAATCACCGCGTCTACTTCGGTGGAACGGAAGCGACGATCACCTATCAGACGACGACTTCCATTTACGTCAACGTACCACACCTGACGTCGAGCGGAGCACATGATGTCTATGTGCGATTCACAACGGAGAACGGCGAGGAGTCGACTCAGCACCTGACGTTCAACGTCTATGGCGACCCGACGATTTCCTCGGTCGCTCCGACGGAAGTCCCGGCCGGTGCGACAATCAGTATCCAGGGCACAAACCTGTACGACCCGATCCAGGTGATGATCGACGACGTTGGCGTTGGTGGACAACTTGGCGTGAATGGAACGATCTACCTGGCTTCGATGCCAAACATCGGAGATGAAGGACAGCAGTTGGCTCTGCAATTGTGGACGCCTCGCGGCGTGGTCGAGCGCACCATCACCCGTCAGGCCGGAGTTCAGGTTGATGATCTGACTCCTTTGCCGGCCGGCATCTCAATGACCGTCACGACGGCTGCGAGTGGCATGACGCCTGACGGGGAAATCTCGCTGGCAGAAGCCGTTGCAATGGCAAACGGCTCGCAGAATTTCTGGGATGGTGGAGCATACGACGACAAGAACAAGGAAGAGACGGTCGATTATTACGAACGGCGCGGCGGCGAAGATCCGGACTTCTATTACTACTGGGAACAGGGAGGTTCGAGCGAAACGACTCTGGAAGAGAACAACGGGACTGCACATGAAATTAAGCAGTTCTATCGTGTCGATCACTTCCATGCCGATCATGGGGGCGGAACAAGCGACCGGTACCCGAACGGAACCGAAGATCTGGACAGCGGAGTGGATAATGATCACAAAGTCGAGGAGGGCGATCGCTGCTCAAACAAGGGTGGTGTGACGGATTTCGCCCATTTCAACGGAGCGAACTTTGCCGACACAATCACGGAGAGCACCGGAGCTCGCACGTATGCGTTCGGGACGACACTGGCTCTGGGTGTGCAGGATTATTTTAGCCTGACAGATTCAACGCTGAATATCACCGGCGGCGTGACGCTGCCTGAAGGAACGGACTTTCTGGGCAAGACACTCACAGTAACACAGCCCATCGCATGTTCCGGAAGGTGGGTCTATGTCGGATTCCAGGATGTGACTGCGACCGGGGATGCAGCCTTCGAATTGACGGATGGATTCCAGGTCGAGATCCGCAACATGGCCATCCATGCGACCGGCCATGCGATCAGCGGTTCAGGCGGCGGGAAGAACACATTCTCGAATCTGACGATCGACTCGCCCGGCGGAGATGGCATTGCGATGTCCAACTCCGACGAGAATACCATCCAATCTGTAGATATCACGGATGCGGGCGGAAGGGGCATCTACCTCAGCAATTGCGACCAGACTCTGATTGATCACGGTTCGATCTCCGGTGCAGGGGGCGACGGTATCGGAGTCGAAGGTGGCCGATACAATAAGATCAGGTATGTCAGCACGATCGAAGATGCAGCCAATGGAATCAGCCTGAAAAACACTGAACAGGCCCAGGTAATGGGGCAAATGACCATTCAGAACTGCACAGGCGACGGCATTCGAATCGATGGCGGCGGAATGCATCAACTGAATGACGGCTACGTTCAAAACATCATGGATAACGGCGGCGATGGCCTTGTGATCGTCGACAGCGAACTGAATCAGGTGCGCAATCTTCGACTCGCGGGTAACAGTGGCAGCGGTGTGGAGTTGCGCGGCTCGGGTTCGCAACACAACGATCTGGCTGGCTTGAATGTTGGCATGTACTACTCCCTCGATTCGGGGAATTGGGTCCTGAGCGGCAACAACAGCTACGGCATCCATGTTTCAAATGGCGCGAACAACAACCGCGTCGGAAGTTACATGGGCGGCACGAACAAGGTCGTGGCCAACGGCAATCATGGCGTACTGGTTGAAGGTGCGGGGACATCGTACAACTCGCTTGGTATCGAGGGCGGCTTCTACGGAGCGTCCGGCGCTGTCCAAGGCGCGAACCAAGGCGATGGCATCCGCATCCAGGGCGGCGCGTCCGACAATGAAGTCGTGATGGGCTTCATTCACGGGAACACTGGAAACGGCATTACGATTACGGGCTCCGGCACGGACAACAATCTGATCGAGCAGAGCGACATTGGAACACTTATTCTGAATGACGGGACCAATCCAAAGCCGAATGGCGGTCTGGAGATCGTGGTCTCCGGCGGCGCGCAAGGCACGCAGATTGTCGATACCGATGTGGGTGCCAATCCAAACGGTGGTATCTTACTCGACCAGATTTCCAGCGCATCTCTCGACAATGTCGATATCGGCGATGAGGTCGTCTACACGCGAGGAAAACGCATTGCGGCGACGGGGGTCGGCTTGGATCTCGTGAGTTGCAGCAACGTCGATGTTGCAAGTGTGTGGGCCGAGGGCTTCGAAACAGGCGTGCGGGTGGCCGGTGCGGGATCGAGTAACATCTCGTTGGATGCCTACGCGCAGTACAACTCGGGAACGGGTGTACTTGTGGATGGCGTGTCAGGTTTCAATGCTGTGAAACTGCAAGGCTTCAACAACCTTGGCAGCGGCATTGAATTGCGAAACTGCGAAATCGCGCCGGAAACCATTAGCGCGAGCTATAACGGCGCCCACGGTATCCTGGTGGAGAATTGCTCGCCGGTGACTCTTCAGAATCCGAATGCTCTCGACAATCTCGAAGATGGCGTGCGAATCGACAATTGCGCGGATGTCCTAGTGACCAACCCTGCGACGGCCAACAATGGGCAGCACGGGCTGCATTTCCTCAACGGTTCGTCCGGTATCGATGTCATGAACGGTTACCTGGAAAGCAATCAGGGCTGGAATATTGCCCTGGATGGCGTCAGCGATGTCCACATTGGCAGCGATCCGGGCGATTACCTGAGCATCGACGAAGGACTGCAGGGCGGACTGCAGGTCAAAGATTCCACAGACGTGTTGATCGGCAACGAGCGTGACGAATATCAGTGCTTCTTCAATTCGCATCCAACGACAGATATCGAGATCGGGGGATCATCGAACAATGTCCAGGTTGTCGGCACCTACTTCGGAGCGAATTCCGGTTCGACTGGCGACTCGTGCATTCATGTGACCGGTGGTTCCAACATTAAGATCGGCTCGGATCGGGCCGAATGGGGAAACTACTTCGTCTCACCAGGGCGCGATGCGATCGTTGTCGATGGTCCTGCTTCAAACGTGGAGATTATCGGCAATACGTTCGGGGCTGCCTCGACGAGTGGAAGCAACACCTACTACGGGAATCATATGGGTATCGTGCTGCAGAACGGCGTGACCGGGGTGGGGATTTATGGAAACTGGATCTTCTCCAATGATTCCCACGGCATTCTAATCCAAGGCGGTGCACACGGAAACATCGTCACACGCAACCACATCAATTCGAATGGCGGCGACGGTGTTCACATCACTGGAACGGGCACAACGGGCAATCGCGTGACCCAGAACAAGATCTTCCACAATGGTGGCGCGGCGATTGGATTGTCAGCCGGTGGAAACAATCAGATTCCAATGCCGGTGATCACGAACGTCTCGCCCGACAGCCACGCCCTCGGTGGCGTGGTGAATCCGGCGCCACCGGATGGGAGTTGGGTTGAGGTATTTGCCGATCGAGATGATGAAGGCTATCAGATGCTCGGCCGCACGCCGTTCCTTGGAAACAACTTCTATCTGAGGACGAAGATCCCTGCCGGCAAGCAACTGCACGCCGTCGCCCTTCATCCCGATGGCAACACGTCAGAGTATGGCCCTGTCGATGAGGTTCAATTGCCGCGCGAGTACGGCGTCATCTTCGCCTCTGGAATGGATACGCAACGCGACGCCTACTTCCTCGATCCAACAGATCCAGTGCCGCGTCAGATCACTCAGAACACGGCGGACGACTACTGGCCGGCGCCCATGCCACAAGGCCTGGGAACACTGTTTGTTTCCGATCGCGAAGGTTCTGCCGATCTTTGGATGGATTCGTTCCAAACGGAAGGTCTGATGCGTATTGCAGGGAATCCCGCCGAAGATACGCAGGCGGACTGGAGCGGCGCGACGAACGACATCGTCTTCGTCTCGCGACGCGATGGGAATGCGGAGCTCTACAAGACCAACGTCGATCCCGCAAGTCCCGACATTCGCTTGATCAACTCCACGGGCGACTTCGGCGATTGGGATTCGTACCCGACGGGATACTCGGCTGCGACGGTTCTTGATGCGGATGGACTGATCCTGACGGATTTGCACTTCTACGTTTCGACATCTTCGGCCGGCTTCGAGTGGAGCGTCCTTGAAATGGGGGCGACGGAACCAGGCGCGGTACTCACCAGCGGCACAGTTGCATCGACGAGCTTCGGCTGGGTCGATGTGCCGATCTCGCCCATCGCGGTCAGTGGCCAGGTTGCTGTCGCGATGACGTACGTGCAGGATTCGACACCAATGCTATCGACAGGCACGTCCGGCCCGGACAACCGCTACTACCTCTACAATCCATCAACGGGTTGGGAAGCGCGGCCGGACTACTTCTGGAGGATCGAGGCATCTGCCGCGCCGGGCGATCCGACAAGACTGACGAACGACCCCGCGGAGGATTTGCATCCGCGCTGGTCACCGGATGGATCTCGGATAGCGTTCGACAGCGATCGCGGCGGAAATCGGGATGTCTGGCTGATGAATGCCGACGGTACAGGTCCGACAAAGCTGACCGATGGCACGGGCTCGAACCACTCCCCCGCCTGGAGTCCCGACGGGCAGTCGATCGCATTCGTCTCCGACCGCGACGGCAACAGCAACATCTACACGATCGGCGCGGATGGGACGGGTCTTGCCGCGTTCACGGATGATGCCGCGGAAGATGTCGGGCCGGATTGGACGTGGGATGGCAACGCGATCGTGTTCGCCTCGAACCGTTCGGAAGGCTACGAAATCTACCGTCGCAATGTTTCCGGTTCGTCGAATGCCAAGCGTTTGACGTTCATGATCGGCGATGCGGAACAACCACGGACCGTGCCGCTGGATTACATGTATGGCTTCAACATCGACCCGACAGAGGTCCAGGTTGCGGTTCGTCGCGACGTGCCGCCGGTTGCGCGCGGCGGCGGGCCAACGACGGTGACAATCGCCAGCACGCAGGCCGTGCCGGGCGGGCAGTTCACACTGTCGCTCTTGATCGATGGCGCGGACGACATGGGCAACCTGGGATTCGAGCTCGAATACGATCCGGCCGTTCTGGAGATTGTCTCTGTCCCGACGTCGAGTCTGGGTACGGGATCGATCTACGCAATTGGCCCGGACACGTTCCCGGACGATTCGGGTTCAGTGCGCTTCGAGTGGATCCAACCGACCGGCTACATCGGCAGTGCGCCCGTGCTGGAAATGCCGATGCGCGTAAAGGCCAGCGCACCGTACGCCAACATACCGCTGACGCTGAAGGCGTCGCATCTGTACGACTCGTCGCTCCTGGAAGTATCGCTTGATGTGATCAGCGGCGTCGTGACGATCGGCGCGCAGACATACGAGGGGTGCTTCTGGATGTTCGTGGGCGACTGA
- a CDS encoding thymidine phosphorylase, with protein sequence MNVPELIYKKRQGGELTREEIEFLIRGYVSGDVPEYQISAFLMAVFFKSMTPEEAAALTRVMMTSGDTFDLSSIPGIKTDKHSTGGVGDKVSLILAPLVAAAGVVDPMVSGRGLGHSGGTLDKLDAIPGYRWALSEAEFKAQLDKIGCAIIGQTENFVPADKRLYSLRDVTATVESIPLICGSILSKKAASGADALVMDVKCGSGAFMDTFEKASALARQLVAIGTALGMKMSAMITQMSQPLGDMVGNSLEILETLDLLEGKGPADSRECTLRLGADMLVHAGKAADSDAAYATLVKLLDDGSAMAKFEEWITAQGGDANIIRDRSLLPQVKTTETYKASRSGVIQSMDTRKIGVAGNTLGAGRMKTTDTVDLAVGLHVHRKVGEKVSAGDEIMTIYHRDEKGLNECKRLLDEAIVIGDEPTKPLELILDRIWEA encoded by the coding sequence ATGAACGTTCCGGAACTGATTTACAAGAAGCGCCAGGGCGGCGAACTGACACGCGAAGAGATTGAGTTCCTCATCCGAGGCTACGTCAGCGGCGACGTGCCCGAGTACCAGATTTCTGCCTTCCTGATGGCCGTTTTCTTCAAGAGCATGACGCCAGAGGAAGCCGCCGCGCTGACCCGCGTGATGATGACCTCGGGCGATACCTTCGACCTGTCCTCGATCCCCGGAATCAAGACCGACAAGCACTCGACCGGCGGCGTGGGCGACAAGGTCTCCCTGATTCTGGCCCCCCTCGTGGCGGCGGCCGGCGTGGTCGACCCCATGGTTTCCGGGCGCGGCCTGGGACACAGCGGCGGCACTCTCGACAAGCTCGACGCGATCCCCGGCTATCGCTGGGCGCTCAGCGAGGCCGAATTCAAGGCGCAGCTCGATAAGATCGGCTGCGCAATCATCGGCCAGACAGAGAACTTCGTTCCCGCCGACAAGCGCCTCTACTCGCTTCGCGACGTGACGGCGACTGTCGAGTCGATCCCGCTGATCTGCGGCTCGATTCTCTCCAAGAAGGCCGCTTCCGGGGCCGACGCTCTCGTGATGGACGTCAAATGCGGCTCGGGCGCATTCATGGATACCTTCGAGAAAGCCAGCGCGCTGGCGCGCCAACTCGTTGCCATCGGGACAGCCCTCGGAATGAAGATGAGCGCGATGATCACTCAGATGAGTCAACCTCTCGGCGATATGGTTGGCAACAGCCTTGAAATCCTCGAGACGCTCGATCTTCTCGAAGGCAAAGGCCCGGCGGATTCACGCGAATGCACGCTGCGCCTTGGTGCGGACATGCTCGTTCACGCCGGCAAGGCCGCAGATTCCGACGCGGCATACGCGACTCTCGTCAAGCTGCTCGACGACGGCTCAGCGATGGCGAAGTTCGAGGAGTGGATCACGGCCCAGGGCGGCGACGCCAACATCATCCGCGACCGCAGCCTGCTGCCCCAGGTCAAGACTACGGAGACATACAAGGCTTCCCGCTCCGGCGTCATTCAGTCCATGGACACGCGCAAGATCGGCGTCGCGGGCAATACGCTCGGGGCCGGACGCATGAAGACTACGGATACGGTCGACCTGGCCGTTGGTCTGCATGTCCATCGCAAGGTGGGTGAGAAGGTGTCGGCGGGCGATGAGATCATGACGATCTACCACCGTGATGAGAAGGGCCTGAATGAGTGCAAGCGACTTCTCGACGAAGCGATTGTCATTGGGGACGAGCCGACAAAGCCGCTCGAATTGATCCTCGATCGCATCTGGGAAGCCTGA